One genomic segment of Bacteroidota bacterium includes these proteins:
- a CDS encoding carboxypeptidase-like regulatory domain-containing protein — MSNLNAGLRHKNLNVFGAVIQQNIIIKGTITDANGERMPGVNVFVEGTSIGTISDLNGNYTIKVPNEQSVLVFSSMGYATQKVTVAKQRSIDIKMEEDVKHLNEVVVTAMGISREQKALGYAVSSISAKDITLAGPTNLGSALYGKATGVRINSAPGGASSAVNIQIRGVTSINNNTQPLYVVDGIPIRNHPLLNYDRANNNTDYWNEQRIRENGVLDINPEDIDNLTILKGASASALYGSEAANGVVVITTKKGSVRKGMGVDFNYVYTAENLAFQPDYQNDYGPGYDRDDNIAITGNEQGWITDGDGSKHPFYRAYCQFGPKFDGQTVKYWDGSKRPYLANKN; from the coding sequence TTGTCAAATCTCAATGCCGGTTTACGGCATAAAAACTTAAACGTCTTCGGAGCAGTAATACAACAAAACATTATTATCAAGGGTACAATTACAGATGCCAATGGGGAAAGGATGCCCGGGGTTAATGTTTTTGTGGAAGGTACATCTATTGGTACCATCTCCGATTTAAATGGGAACTACACTATAAAAGTACCCAATGAACAATCTGTACTTGTTTTCTCATCCATGGGCTATGCAACCCAGAAAGTAACCGTTGCAAAACAAAGGAGCATTGACATAAAAATGGAAGAAGATGTGAAACACCTCAATGAAGTGGTGGTCACAGCAATGGGTATTAGCAGGGAACAAAAAGCCTTAGGATATGCAGTCAGCAGTATCTCTGCAAAAGACATTACGCTGGCCGGCCCGACCAATCTGGGCTCTGCCTTATATGGCAAAGCAACCGGCGTCAGGATTAACAGCGCCCCCGGGGGAGCATCCAGTGCAGTAAATATTCAAATCCGAGGGGTTACATCAATTAATAACAACACACAACCCTTGTACGTAGTCGATGGTATTCCCATCAGAAATCACCCCCTTTTAAACTATGACAGGGCCAACAACAATACGGACTACTGGAACGAACAACGAATCAGGGAAAACGGGGTGCTGGACATCAATCCCGAAGATATAGACAACCTTACTATCCTGAAAGGGGCCAGCGCCTCAGCTTTGTATGGCTCAGAAGCTGCCAATGGGGTGGTGGTCATTACAACAAAAAAAGGATCTGTCCGTAAAGGCATGGGAGTAGATTTCAACTATGTATATACTGCCGAAAATCTTGCTTTTCAACCGGATTATCAGAACGATTATGGCCCGGGTTATGACAGGGACGACAACATTGCCATAACCGGAAATGAACAAGGCTGGATCACCGATGGAGACGGGTCAAAGCATCCCTTTTACCGGGCATACTGCCAATTTGGGCCAAAATTTGACGGCCAGACCGTAAAATATTGGGATGGCTCCAAGCGTCCCTATTTAGCCAACAAAAAT
- a CDS encoding transglutaminase domain-containing protein has product MKTRFLIFFLLVVSIGMTQGQAQTHFISDIKYRSEVNRQFLKQKELAKNRSHALFSVFGQKLTPEEKEALEFLYAYMPLSDLADYSGSFYLKNVRMAFKAKKTFSWGKTIPEDIFRHFVLPPRAGNENLDTARSVFFNELKERIKNLSMKDAALEVNHWCHEKVTYHGTDERTSSPLNTVKNAFGRCGEESVFTVTALRSVGLPARQIYTPRWAHSDDNHAWVEVWVDGKWYFMGACEPEPDLNMGWFAGPATRAMMLHTNVYGNYKGKDEVVNKTELVTEINVLPQYAPAKRVIVKVLNSDYSIAPYIPVEFGLYNYAEFYPLAKSLTNKKGICSLLTGYGDLLIWAGKNNQTGYKKISVGKTDTVKIILQGNNNRERTEDYDIIPPIEGPVVQTSEKGREENIRRIKKEDQIRQAYEKTFVDSVKAEEFASENHMNADSTRKVLISARGNWKEIERFLKTTKPGLRHRALQLLYVIREKDLHDTPAEVLSDHLLYSSNKSSICNEIFHKFILNPRIANELISSYKHFFLQKFGKFMTGNSQKDVAFILNWISQNIKILDQANSYKVPIKPAGVYELRYADQLSRKIFFVALCRSMGIPAQLEAARGIAQVYQNNKWNDVYFEKKNISNLPKGELILNYQNQQQLKPEYYTHFTLGKFDGAAYKTLDYETSNIFDKFPASLSLDTGNYRLITGIRQPDGSVLCKIKFFNITANREKEVDLQFRDVKTGEINVNYGSLPPEQKITLYPSNKQVTLKELSGGKGSVLIWIDPDKEPTKHLMEDLSKLKNSLDSWNGSILILVKQDLLGTGFEISNYKNFPKNTYFAIDQDNFLAKVEQITGKAFNQNFPIVITTRADGKIGYYSSGYKIGNGEQIVKQLNP; this is encoded by the coding sequence ATGAAAACCAGATTTTTAATATTTTTTCTACTAGTCGTTTCCATAGGAATGACTCAAGGACAGGCCCAAACACATTTCATTTCGGATATAAAATACAGAAGCGAAGTAAACAGGCAATTCCTTAAACAAAAAGAACTGGCCAAAAACCGCAGCCATGCTTTATTTTCTGTTTTCGGCCAGAAACTTACCCCAGAAGAAAAAGAAGCTCTTGAATTCTTATACGCCTATATGCCCTTATCCGACCTGGCAGATTACAGCGGCAGCTTTTACCTGAAAAATGTCAGGATGGCCTTTAAAGCAAAAAAGACTTTTTCCTGGGGAAAAACTATTCCGGAAGATATTTTCAGACATTTCGTACTGCCTCCCAGGGCAGGGAATGAAAATCTTGATACGGCCCGCAGTGTATTTTTCAACGAGTTGAAAGAAAGGATTAAAAATCTTTCGATGAAAGATGCAGCCCTTGAAGTGAATCACTGGTGTCATGAGAAAGTCACCTACCATGGCACAGACGAACGCACCAGTTCTCCTTTAAATACAGTAAAAAATGCATTCGGGCGCTGCGGTGAGGAATCAGTGTTCACAGTGACCGCCCTGCGTTCGGTGGGCCTGCCGGCACGTCAGATCTATACTCCACGCTGGGCCCACTCCGATGATAACCATGCCTGGGTTGAAGTTTGGGTTGACGGGAAATGGTATTTCATGGGAGCCTGTGAACCCGAACCTGATCTGAACATGGGTTGGTTTGCCGGGCCTGCAACCCGGGCCATGATGCTGCATACCAATGTATACGGGAACTACAAGGGAAAAGATGAGGTGGTAAATAAGACAGAGCTGGTAACAGAAATCAACGTTTTACCACAATATGCACCTGCCAAACGAGTCATTGTCAAAGTTCTCAACAGCGATTATTCCATTGCCCCCTATATTCCGGTCGAATTCGGATTGTATAACTATGCAGAATTTTATCCTTTGGCAAAATCTTTAACGAATAAGAAGGGAATCTGCTCACTTCTTACCGGCTATGGCGACCTGCTCATCTGGGCCGGCAAAAACAACCAAACCGGATATAAGAAAATTTCGGTAGGGAAGACAGATACCGTAAAGATTATTTTACAGGGCAATAACAACAGGGAACGTACCGAAGACTATGATATTATTCCTCCCATTGAAGGGCCTGTGGTTCAGACATCAGAAAAAGGAAGGGAAGAAAATATCCGCCGTATTAAGAAGGAAGACCAAATCAGACAGGCTTACGAAAAAACATTCGTCGACTCGGTAAAAGCCGAAGAATTTGCTTCTGAAAATCACATGAACGCCGACTCCACAAGAAAAGTTTTAATCTCCGCCCGGGGCAACTGGAAAGAAATTGAAAGATTTTTAAAAACCACAAAACCCGGATTAAGGCATCGTGCTTTGCAGCTCCTTTATGTCATCAGGGAAAAGGATCTTCATGATACACCAGCGGAGGTCTTATCCGACCATTTGCTTTATTCAAGTAATAAGTCTTCAATTTGCAATGAAATTTTTCATAAATTTATTCTAAATCCAAGAATTGCTAATGAATTAATCAGTTCCTATAAACACTTTTTCCTTCAAAAATTCGGAAAGTTCATGACGGGAAACAGTCAAAAAGATGTTGCATTCATTTTAAACTGGATCAGCCAAAACATCAAAATTCTGGACCAGGCCAACTCGTATAAAGTACCAATAAAACCTGCAGGAGTTTACGAACTCAGGTATGCCGATCAATTATCGCGAAAAATATTCTTTGTCGCTTTATGCCGCAGCATGGGAATTCCTGCCCAACTGGAAGCTGCCCGTGGCATTGCACAGGTTTACCAAAATAACAAATGGAATGATGTGTACTTTGAGAAAAAAAATATATCTAACCTCCCTAAAGGGGAACTTATTTTGAATTATCAAAATCAGCAACAGCTCAAACCGGAATATTACACCCACTTTACCCTTGGCAAATTTGACGGAGCAGCTTACAAAACACTTGATTACGAAACCAGTAATATTTTTGACAAGTTTCCCGCTTCATTAAGCCTTGACACAGGGAATTACAGGCTGATTACAGGGATAAGGCAGCCGGATGGTTCGGTTTTATGTAAAATAAAGTTTTTCAATATCACAGCAAACCGGGAAAAAGAAGTGGATTTACAGTTTCGCGATGTGAAAACGGGGGAAATAAATGTGAACTATGGGAGCCTCCCCCCTGAACAAAAAATCACTTTATATCCATCCAATAAACAGGTAACCTTAAAAGAATTATCAGGGGGCAAAGGCAGTGTGCTTATTTGGATTGATCCTGATAAAGAACCTACCAAGCACCTGATGGAGGACCTGTCAAAACTTAAAAACAGCCTTGATTCCTGGAATGGGTCAATATTGATTTTAGTGAAACAGGATTTGCTTGGTACAGGATTTGAAATTTCCAATTATAAAAACTTTCCCAAGAACACATATTTTGCAATAGATCAGGATAATTTCCTGGCCAAAGTCGAACAAATAACCGGCAAAGCCTTCAACCAAAATTTTCCCATCGTAATTACAACCCGGGCCGATGGAAAGATTGGTTATTATTCTTCAGGTTATAAAATCGGCAATGGAGAACAGATCGTTAAACAATTAAATCCCTAA
- a CDS encoding copper homeostasis protein CutC, with the protein MKKPITIEVCANSVESALAAQNGGAARVELCSNLLEGGTTPSYATIETARKMLSIKINVLIRPRGGDFLYNDLEFSIMKRDIEICKSLNVDGIVIGMLNDDGSVDKSRMPELINLARPLSVTFHRAFDMCRDPFDSLQCLIDLGIDRLLTSGQQNSALLGAKLIAGLVKFSAGRLAIMPGAGINSSNILEIIKATGADEFHLSGKKTCLSKMKYQNTPLNMGNTTGVSEFSTELTDSNEIQKIVAIVNHLMHGS; encoded by the coding sequence ATGAAAAAACCAATAACCATTGAGGTATGTGCAAATTCAGTAGAATCTGCATTAGCAGCTCAAAATGGCGGGGCAGCAAGGGTAGAATTGTGCAGCAATTTGCTGGAAGGGGGCACTACCCCTAGCTATGCAACAATTGAAACCGCACGCAAAATGCTCTCAATAAAAATAAATGTTTTAATCCGTCCCAGGGGGGGCGATTTCCTTTACAATGACCTTGAATTTTCGATCATGAAAAGGGATATTGAAATATGCAAGAGCCTGAATGTTGACGGGATAGTAATTGGTATGCTTAATGATGACGGATCGGTTGACAAATCCCGCATGCCCGAACTGATTAACCTGGCACGCCCGCTTAGCGTTACCTTCCACCGGGCTTTTGATATGTGCAGGGATCCTTTCGATTCCTTACAGTGCCTCATTGATTTGGGCATTGACCGGCTGTTAACCTCAGGTCAACAAAACTCAGCACTTCTGGGTGCCAAGCTGATTGCCGGACTGGTAAAATTTTCTGCCGGACGGTTGGCAATCATGCCCGGAGCGGGTATCAACAGTTCCAATATCCTGGAAATTATAAAAGCTACCGGAGCTGACGAATTTCATCTATCCGGGAAAAAGACCTGTTTGAGCAAAATGAAGTACCAAAATACCCCTCTCAATATGGGAAATACAACCGGTGTTTCTGAATTTTCAACTGAATTGACCGATAGTAATGAAATACAAAAAATTGTGGCTATTGTAAATCATTTAATGCATGGATCATGA
- a CDS encoding ROK family protein, with the protein MEKVLSQNFVNSEFSGTSSNVQVKKAIAKKKIIKNLFYEGAMSNLELSRLLFMTPPSVTTLLNELIKDQIVGIRGQRNSSGGRKPAIYGLVPDFGYILSIDMDQYDTQMAIFNMQNEIVTNIKSFSLKLSNEKKVLEIFLAEIKNFIKSSPIDQSKILGIGISIPGFVNTHLGINYTFMKYGNKPLRKIIEEETGIPVFMENDASVMAIGESKFGLAKGKDNALVLKLGWGIGLGMILNGKLYRGHSGLAGEFSHIPMVENGILCSCGKQGCLETEVSALVLAQYAKEGIREGKISSLRTMVNEDLEKIESDLVIEAANMGDQYSVQILSMMGYKLGKGISILIHLFNPETIVLGGKLSKANQFIMIPIQQALNKYCIPRLQDNTEIVISNLNGKSGLLGAVSLALEKILKV; encoded by the coding sequence ATGGAAAAAGTTCTATCACAGAATTTTGTCAATTCCGAATTCTCTGGTACTAGTTCAAATGTCCAGGTCAAAAAGGCAATTGCAAAGAAGAAGATTATAAAAAATTTATTCTACGAAGGGGCAATGTCTAACCTGGAATTGAGCAGACTGTTATTTATGACTCCTCCATCCGTTACCACCCTGCTTAATGAGCTGATAAAAGACCAAATTGTTGGAATCAGGGGACAGAGAAATTCGAGCGGAGGGCGGAAACCGGCAATTTACGGACTGGTTCCTGATTTTGGATATATTCTCAGCATTGATATGGACCAGTATGATACCCAAATGGCCATTTTCAACATGCAGAATGAAATTGTGACAAACATTAAATCATTCAGTTTAAAACTCAGCAACGAAAAGAAGGTACTGGAAATTTTCCTTGCTGAAATAAAAAACTTTATTAAATCCTCACCGATAGATCAATCAAAAATACTGGGTATAGGAATAAGCATCCCCGGTTTTGTCAATACCCACCTGGGTATTAATTACACCTTCATGAAATACGGGAATAAACCCCTGCGCAAAATAATTGAAGAAGAAACAGGTATACCCGTTTTCATGGAAAACGATGCAAGTGTGATGGCTATTGGAGAAAGTAAATTCGGGTTAGCCAAAGGCAAAGACAATGCCCTGGTTCTAAAACTTGGTTGGGGAATCGGTTTGGGGATGATTTTAAATGGAAAGCTATACAGGGGACATTCAGGTCTGGCAGGAGAATTCAGCCATATCCCCATGGTAGAAAATGGGATCTTATGTTCCTGCGGGAAACAGGGCTGCCTGGAAACAGAGGTTTCCGCGCTGGTCCTGGCCCAATATGCCAAGGAAGGCATAAGGGAAGGGAAAATATCTTCCTTAAGGACAATGGTTAATGAAGACCTCGAAAAAATCGAATCCGACCTGGTTATTGAAGCAGCAAACATGGGGGATCAATATTCTGTACAAATTCTTTCCATGATGGGATACAAATTGGGAAAAGGCATCTCTATCCTGATTCATCTGTTCAACCCGGAAACTATCGTACTGGGAGGAAAACTTTCCAAAGCCAACCAGTTTATCATGATCCCTATTCAACAGGCACTTAACAAGTACTGCATTCCAAGGTTGCAGGACAATACGGAAATCGTTATTTCAAACCTTAACGGGAAAAGTGGATTATTAGGTGCTGTTTCATTGGCCCTGGAGAAAATTCTGAAAGTTTAA
- the nagB gene encoding glucosamine-6-phosphate deaminase, translating to METKFSSGEMPDIMQIEADKGMRTKTEKIPVKIFSDHNDIADAVTNEIATAIIESQKQGKNFVLGLATGSTPTTVYTRLVNLCREGKLSFKNVITFNLDEYYPMDPSSLQSYVRFMKEYLFDHIDIKPENVHIPDGTVPREKLQEFCQHYDEMIEQAGGVDLQILGIGRSGHIGFNEPGSEINSPTRLISLDHMTIVDAASDFYGEDYVPRRALTMGIGTILKARRILLLALGEGKSAIIKRAIEDPVSNNVPASYLQTHPNTLMILDDASSAELTRVKTPWLVDSCDWENTKLIRLAVGWLCQKLNKPILRLTDRDYSENGMSELIAVKGPSNKINIQVFNDLQHTITGWPGGKPNADDTYRPERALPYPKRVLIFSPHPDDDVISMGGTLIRLVEQGHEVYTAYQTTGCIAVHDDDVFRYLDFATEFDETVDVNTEKIDELYSQVKKFVESKKPGESDTPEVQNIKTIIRRGEAKAACRFMGIPIEHVHFLNMPFYETGKVVKKPLGQQDIDLIVKLLKEIQPHQIYAAGDLSDPHGTHRVCFEAITRALKILKDEPWLKNCNIWMYRGAWQEWNIGDIDMAVPISPDELMMKRKAIFKHQSQKDKALFPGFDEREFWQRAEDRNKATAKLYNQVGMAEYEAIEAFVKYKK from the coding sequence ATGGAAACTAAATTTTCTTCCGGAGAAATGCCCGATATCATGCAAATAGAAGCTGATAAAGGCATGAGAACAAAAACAGAAAAGATACCTGTAAAGATTTTTTCTGATCACAATGACATAGCTGATGCTGTAACCAATGAAATTGCTACGGCAATTATTGAAAGTCAAAAACAAGGGAAAAATTTCGTATTGGGGCTTGCAACGGGCTCCACACCTACAACAGTATATACCCGTCTTGTTAACTTGTGCAGGGAAGGTAAACTGAGTTTTAAAAATGTCATCACCTTTAACCTGGATGAATATTATCCGATGGATCCTTCCTCCCTTCAGAGTTATGTCCGGTTTATGAAGGAATACCTTTTTGATCATATTGATATTAAGCCTGAAAATGTACATATTCCTGATGGTACTGTCCCCCGCGAAAAGCTTCAGGAATTTTGTCAGCATTATGACGAAATGATTGAACAGGCCGGAGGAGTTGATTTACAGATACTGGGTATAGGACGTTCGGGGCATATTGGTTTCAATGAACCCGGTTCGGAAATCAATTCACCCACCCGTTTGATTTCACTGGATCATATGACCATTGTGGATGCCGCCTCTGATTTTTACGGCGAGGATTATGTTCCCCGTAGGGCACTTACGATGGGTATAGGAACTATTTTAAAAGCAAGGCGTATTTTGTTGCTTGCCCTGGGGGAAGGGAAGTCTGCGATCATTAAAAGGGCTATAGAAGATCCTGTTAGTAATAATGTTCCTGCATCTTACCTGCAAACCCATCCCAACACCCTTATGATTCTTGATGATGCTTCCTCGGCCGAGCTAACCAGAGTCAAAACCCCATGGCTGGTGGATAGTTGCGACTGGGAGAATACCAAGTTGATCCGCCTTGCCGTTGGCTGGCTTTGCCAAAAGTTGAACAAGCCCATTCTGCGCCTGACCGACAGGGATTATAGTGAGAACGGCATGAGCGAGCTGATTGCGGTCAAAGGCCCTTCAAATAAGATTAATATCCAGGTGTTCAACGATCTCCAGCACACCATCACCGGATGGCCGGGAGGCAAACCCAATGCCGATGATACCTATCGCCCCGAAAGAGCTTTGCCCTATCCTAAACGGGTTTTGATATTCAGCCCTCATCCCGATGACGATGTGATATCCATGGGAGGAACATTGATCAGGCTTGTGGAGCAAGGCCATGAAGTGTATACTGCATATCAGACTACCGGATGCATTGCGGTACATGATGACGATGTTTTCCGTTATCTTGATTTTGCTACTGAATTTGATGAAACTGTTGATGTCAATACCGAAAAGATTGATGAACTCTATTCGCAGGTAAAGAAGTTTGTCGAATCCAAAAAGCCGGGTGAATCGGATACTCCTGAAGTTCAAAATATTAAGACTATCATCCGCAGGGGGGAAGCAAAGGCTGCCTGCAGGTTTATGGGAATTCCAATAGAACATGTGCATTTCCTGAATATGCCGTTTTACGAAACCGGCAAAGTGGTGAAGAAACCATTAGGCCAGCAGGATATTGACCTGATTGTAAAGTTGCTCAAAGAAATTCAACCCCATCAGATTTATGCTGCCGGCGATTTGTCGGATCCACACGGAACCCACCGGGTATGCTTTGAAGCCATAACCAGGGCTTTGAAAATTTTGAAAGACGAACCCTGGCTGAAGAATTGTAATATCTGGATGTACCGCGGAGCCTGGCAGGAATGGAATATCGGGGATATCGATATGGCGGTTCCCATTAGTCCGGATGAACTGATGATGAAGCGCAAAGCTATATTCAAGCATCAGTCTCAAAAAGACAAAGCGTTGTTCCCGGGATTTGATGAACGAGAGTTCTGGCAGAGGGCTGAGGACAGGAACAAGGCTACCGCAAAGCTTTATAATCAGGTAGGAATGGCAGAATATGAAGCTATTGAGGCTTTCGTAAAATACAAGAAATAA
- a CDS encoding Smr/MutS family protein produces the protein MIYPSNFETKTGFDRIRAMIKAKCLCSLGKDKADAICFIENFEQIDVLLNQSEEFRQICLFEENFPVDHFVDLTPFLKRARIEGMFLTEIELFDMKRSLETIRAILRFFKNKTDDKYPHLNELTKEVTIYPLVLEKIDSIINSRGQIKDNASQQLALIRKEMSQKLSSVSKRILAILKQAQNEGWVESDVSVSLRDGRMVIPINSSNKRKIKGLVHDESATGKTSYIEPVEVVELNNEIKELEYAEKREITKILTDFTNFLRPYIDDLLKSYDFMGTIDFIRAKALFAIEIEAIKPAFIDEQIIQWDKARHPLLYLSHKKDDKPIVPLDIQLTPKARILLISGPNAGGKSVCLQTVGLLQYMLQCGLLVPIKEGSTMGLFHHIFIDIGDEQSIENDLSTYSSHLLNMKFFAKNADNKTLLLIDEFGTGTEPMLGGAIAEAVLNHLNNNQAFGVITTHYTNLKVFAGNTPGIVNGAMLFDAGQMQPLYMLEIGRPGSSFAFEMARKIGLPENILQEATQKIGKDHVDFDKNLRNVLRDKRYWEQKRENIRKIEKRMEETTEKYASELTETQELRKSIIDKARQEAAEILSKTNRQIENTIRIIKETQAEKERTKVAREQLEDFKQKIANPAASEDDQLIARKMEQIKNRQERQKSRKPPTGKTETAKAPETEKEMPIVQGDKVRLSGQETIGEVIEINNKNAYIAFGSMITSLPLERLEKITNNEYRRAAKMNKTSSSTKGIDLGSRKLNFKSSIDIRGMRGDEAISKVADFIDEAIMVQTNEVRILHGKGNGILRQLVRDYLKTIDLVKSFADEAVEFGGAGITVVKF, from the coding sequence TTGATTTATCCATCAAACTTTGAAACAAAGACCGGTTTCGACAGGATCCGGGCAATGATTAAAGCAAAATGCCTTTGCTCATTGGGCAAGGACAAGGCCGATGCAATTTGTTTTATAGAAAATTTCGAACAAATTGATGTACTCTTAAATCAAAGCGAAGAATTCAGGCAAATCTGTTTGTTTGAAGAAAATTTTCCCGTTGACCACTTTGTTGACCTTACTCCCTTTCTGAAAAGAGCAAGGATTGAAGGCATGTTCCTCACGGAAATAGAGCTATTCGATATGAAGCGTTCGCTGGAAACCATCCGGGCCATTCTTCGTTTCTTTAAAAACAAAACTGATGACAAATATCCCCATCTCAATGAGCTGACCAAAGAAGTGACCATCTATCCTTTGGTGCTTGAAAAGATAGACAGTATCATCAATTCCCGGGGACAAATAAAAGATAATGCTTCCCAGCAATTAGCCCTGATCCGGAAAGAGATGAGCCAGAAACTCTCGTCAGTCAGCAAAAGAATTTTAGCTATATTAAAACAGGCCCAAAATGAAGGCTGGGTAGAATCTGATGTTTCGGTTTCGCTGCGCGATGGACGTATGGTCATTCCCATCAATTCTTCAAATAAACGCAAGATAAAAGGACTGGTACACGACGAGTCGGCAACAGGAAAAACATCTTACATCGAGCCGGTGGAAGTAGTCGAATTAAACAATGAAATTAAAGAGCTGGAATATGCCGAAAAAAGGGAAATCACCAAAATACTGACCGATTTCACCAATTTCCTCAGGCCATACATTGACGATTTGCTCAAATCTTACGATTTCATGGGAACCATTGATTTTATCCGGGCAAAAGCCCTGTTTGCCATAGAAATTGAAGCCATCAAACCTGCTTTTATTGATGAACAAATCATTCAATGGGACAAAGCCCGGCATCCCCTGCTGTACCTGTCACATAAAAAAGATGATAAACCCATTGTCCCGCTTGACATACAATTAACCCCCAAGGCAAGAATACTTCTGATTTCAGGCCCCAATGCAGGAGGAAAATCAGTTTGCCTGCAAACCGTCGGACTTCTGCAATATATGTTACAATGTGGATTGTTGGTACCCATAAAAGAGGGTTCCACCATGGGCCTCTTCCATCACATTTTTATTGACATCGGTGATGAACAATCCATCGAAAATGACCTGAGTACTTACAGTTCACACTTGCTTAACATGAAGTTTTTTGCAAAAAATGCAGACAATAAAACTTTATTGTTGATTGACGAATTCGGCACCGGTACCGAGCCCATGCTGGGTGGGGCCATCGCCGAAGCTGTTCTGAACCATCTGAACAACAACCAGGCTTTTGGAGTAATCACCACACACTACACCAATCTTAAGGTATTTGCAGGAAATACACCTGGGATAGTCAATGGTGCCATGCTTTTCGATGCCGGACAGATGCAACCTTTGTATATGCTTGAGATAGGAAGGCCGGGCAGCAGCTTCGCTTTCGAAATGGCAAGAAAAATCGGACTTCCTGAAAATATCCTGCAGGAAGCCACTCAAAAAATAGGTAAAGACCACGTTGATTTTGATAAAAACCTCAGAAACGTTTTGCGCGATAAACGCTATTGGGAACAAAAACGTGAGAATATCCGGAAAATAGAAAAACGGATGGAAGAAACCACCGAAAAATATGCCTCTGAGCTAACCGAGACCCAAGAACTTCGAAAATCCATTATAGACAAGGCACGTCAGGAAGCCGCAGAAATACTTTCCAAAACCAACAGGCAGATTGAAAATACCATCCGCATCATTAAAGAAACACAGGCCGAGAAAGAACGGACCAAAGTAGCCAGGGAACAACTCGAAGATTTTAAGCAAAAAATAGCAAATCCGGCAGCTTCCGAAGACGATCAGCTGATTGCCCGCAAAATGGAACAAATCAAAAACAGGCAGGAAAGGCAAAAAAGCAGAAAACCTCCAACAGGAAAAACAGAAACAGCCAAAGCCCCTGAAACTGAAAAAGAAATGCCTATCGTTCAGGGCGATAAAGTAAGGCTTTCCGGACAGGAAACCATTGGCGAAGTAATAGAAATCAACAACAAAAACGCCTACATTGCCTTTGGCAGCATGATCACGAGCCTGCCCCTTGAAAGGCTTGAAAAAATCACCAATAATGAATACCGCCGGGCTGCAAAGATGAATAAAACATCAAGTTCCACCAAGGGTATTGATCTGGGAAGCCGTAAACTTAATTTTAAATCCTCTATCGATATCCGAGGAATGCGTGGGGATGAGGCAATTAGTAAAGTGGCAGATTTTATCGATGAAGCCATTATGGTGCAGACCAACGAAGTCCGTATCCTTCATGGGAAAGGGAATGGAATACTCCGGCAACTTGTCCGTGATTACTTGAAAACCATAGATTTGGTAAAATCTTTCGCTGATGAAGCCGTGGAATTTGGAGGTGCAGGAATTACGGTGGTAAAGTTTTAA